The genomic interval ACATTTGATATATGGGAAGTAATTCTTATATGTGTGGTTGTGGCATTTGTTGTCTATGGCTTGACTAAAATATTTTTAAGCTGGAAATTTAAAAAAGAATCTGCACGAAAAAGAGCTTATTGGGAATCTAAGAGGACAGAGGAACAATGTGTAGAGAATATCCCCAAAGATAAGGCTGTTCAACGCTTAGAAGATATGTGCGATGGCACAATCACAATTAAAAAATTAATGAATAACGAAGAAGCAAGGATTTATTATGCTCTTGCAAAGGTTTTTAAAGAAAACTATAACATTAGCCCTCAAGTTTCTTTTAAAGCCTTTTTAAAAGGAGAACAAGATACAAATGCTTGGAGAAGCTTTAGTGATTTTTATTGTGATTTTTTAGTTACTCACAAAAGAGGGGAACATAAAGATAAACCCGTAGCTGTAATAGAATATCACGGAGGCAAACATTATGGCACAGATAATGAATTAGAAGCAAAGGTGCGTAAAAATGACCTTGTCAAAGCTCAAGTGCTTGGTAAGGTAGGTATTGCTTCTCTTATCATTAGAGAAAGTGATATTAAAGGCGATTCGCAATATATTGATGATATAATGCTTGAAAAGTGTGTAACCGAGCTTTACTCTCTCATTTAGATTCTATATTTTTTATGCTATAATCCAGCCGACATTAAAAGAGATAATAGCTCATCTTTACTCTATGACAAAGGGGAAAAGATGAAATCTATTCAACACAAACTACTTCACATTGCTTTTTGTTTAAGTATAGGCTTTAGCATAGCTCAAGCAAATTTTCCTGTCATTGATGTAAGCTCAATCGCTCAAAGCATAATGCAATATACACAAATGGTAAGAGAATTTACAAAGTATAGCAGTAGAGGCTAGACTAAGCTTATAATGCTTACCTAGTAGTATTTACTTCCTGCGAAAGCTGATAAACAAAAAATCTAAACCACCAAAAATGCCAAGCCTGAAACAATAACAGTGCGATTCCAATTATTCCATTTTCTCCAATTCATCAAGTTTTCTAAGTTTTTTCAAGCATTTTTAAAATCATCATTGATGAAAAAAGCAATTAAAGCAAATATCGCGCAAAATATTCCAATCAATTTCTTTTAGATTTTTATACACCCTTTTGGCAAAACCATACAAGAGAATACAAAGTGCTAAAATTCCTATTGTAATACAAACGCCTTATAGCAAATCTATCTTTTGATGACAGAGTATCCAAAAATTCCAAAGATAGCAGTAAGACAAGCTAAGATTAAAGCTTTTAGAATATCTAATTCTAATTTAATTTTTTCTTTCTTACTTATCTATAATTATTCCTTTAACTCTATCATTCAAATTCCCTATAAAGTTGCTTAAAATTTTCAAAAGTGTTTCTTTAAGAGATTGTGCCTTTTGCTCACATAAATCCACAACAAAGACTTTATTTTGCTTAAGTATTTGCTCGTAATTTTGTAATTTATCACTTAGCTCTGCACTTACGCCAATACGATTTAATATATTCATATGATAGCCTAAATCTTTAGCTAGACTAATCAAATTAAAGGCATTTGATTTTTTATGTAAAGTGCGCGTAAGGATTAAGTCTGCTTTTATATCAAGCTCAAAGTGTTTGCGAGTCATAATGCCAGGTATAGGACTGCCCTTAGGTATTACTTAATAGAAGCAAAAATATGCTTATTAAAGTTAACCCATCAATGCAATGAAATCTTTGATATTCCTAGTATGCCTATTCCCACACATATTATCATTGCTATGCACAAACCTCCAAAAAACCACTTAAGCACAAAAAGTTGATATTCAAATAGCCCAATAAGCATAAGGGCAAAAAGCACATAGCTCAACACTCGCAAAAATGACAAACTCATCTGTGTGCCAATCACAAAACGCGTTGAAAAATTTGGTGTATTTTGTGTGCTATTTGTTTCCTGTTGTTGCACCAAATTTTTATCATCACTTGATGTGGAAGTATCTTGACTCTTTACTCGTTTAAGCAATGTCGCAAAAGAACTAGCCACCACAAATGAAAAGCCTAAAAATCCTGCTTCAAAGCTTGCTAAAGAAGCTATATTTTGCGTAAATGCAATCGCACCGCCTATAAATGCTGTGATACCAATTATCGCAATACCTTTATACAACACTTTAATAATATTTTCCATTTTGAGAATCTTCATCATCATCGTCTGAACTAGGCTTGTAAGTATAGCGGGGATTATTTGCTAATTCTTGTGCTTCTTTTTGCTGACGTTGATAAGCTTTGTAAAGGTTTAAAATAGCTGCAGCCACACCCCAAAACACCCCAAGCCAAAAAAGCCATTTTATTCCGCTTAACTTCACTAAACCAATGCCAATGCCAATGCCAAGCAAAATTGCCACTACGATTGAAATACCTACACTTAATTCATTTGCCCCGCGCACAATGGCACTTAAGCGAGGAGGTTTGTCCTCAAGCTGTTTGTAATTATCATTTGTAAGTGCGCTTTCATCTTTGGTTTTAGAATCTTGTGCGCTATCCAATATATCTTTTTGAAGGGGCGATTCTTGTTGTGCCTGTTTGTTTTGTATATTCTCACTCATTATTATATCCTAGATTCTATTTCGTGAGTAATCTCCCCAAATACCGCCTTTGCTTTCATAATCACCTCATCAATTATCATTTCATTCATCGCACTACAAATAAAACCAGTCTCAAATTGTGAACAAGCAAAATACACACCTTTATCAAGCATTTTTTGATGGAATCTCGCAAACATTGCAGTATCACTACACTTAGCATCATCAAAGTTTTTTACTTCTTTTTGATTGAAAAAGAAACCAAACATACTTCCCCTACAATCCACTTGTAAGGGAATCTCATATGATTGTGCTGCCTCTTTTAAGCCTTTGATAAGTCGTTTAGCAAGCACCTCAAGATGCTCATACAATGTGGGATTTGCCTTGATTTGCAATAAAGTTGCAAGTCCTGCACTCACTGCAATAGGATTTCCGCTAAGTGTCCCTGCCTGATAAACCCCACCAACAGGAGAAAGCATATCCATAATATCTGCTCTGCCGCCAAAAGCTGCTAAAGGCATACCTCCCCCGATGACTTTGCCATAAGTAACCAAATCTGCTTGCACATCATATAAGCCTATTGCACCCTTAAGCCCTGCTCTAAAGCCACTCATTACCTCATCAATAATTAAAAGTGCATTGTATTCATCACATAATGCCCTCAAATCCTGCATAAACTTTTTATCAGCAGGAACAAATCCCATATTCCCAGCTAAGGCTTCAATAATCACGCACGCTACATTCTTGCTTTGCTCAAAACACGCTCTCACAGATTCTATATCATTATATCGTGCCACAAGTGTGTGTTTGGTTATATCATTTGGCACACCCGGTGAGCTTGGAGTGCCAAATGTAGCACACCCGCTTCCTGCGGAGACAAGCAAGCTATCAGAATGTCCGTGATAGCAACCCTCAAATTTAATGATGTCATCTTTGTTGCTGTATGCTCTAGCCAAACGCAAAGCACTCATCGTAGCCTCCGTGCCAGAATTTACAAGACGCATTTTCTCTGCACTACCAGATAATGCAATAATTTGTTTAACAAGTGTCGTTTCCTTCTCTGTGGGCGCACCAAAGCTTAACCCATCTTTGATTGCTAGAGACAAAGCAGATTCTATTACTTCATTCGCGTGCCCAAAAATAAGTGGTCCCCAACTTTGCACAAAATCAATATACTCATTGTCATCTTCATCGTAAATGTAAGCACCTTTACCTTTAGCAATAAACCGAGGTGTTCCTCCCACAGAGCCAAATGCCCTCACAGGAGAGTTTACCCCCCCGGGAATGACTTGTTTTGCCTCATTGAAATCATTAATGCTTTGCAAAATATCCATTGCATATCCTTTAAAGTGTATTGGTGCATTATAACAAATCCAAAATTCTATATATTCTCTCTCTTATGCTTTTAAGTAGAATCCTTTTAAAAGGGTTACTACTTTGCCCACTTTGACCTAAAAAACACTAAACACAAAAAAATAATTCAAAAATAATTTGTATTTAGTTACAATGGAGTCCATTTTACATAAATTTAGGAGAATGCTAATGAAAAAAATTATCGCAGGTATGGTAATTGTAGGCAGTATTGTATGTGCAGCAAGCATTGATGCGACAAAGGCTCAAGTCAAATGGACGGCTTTTAAGACTCCAGCCAAGATAGCAGTAAACGGGACTTTTGATGATGTAAAGTTTAAATTTGGCACACCCAATAAAACACAAAGTCTTGAATCTCAACTCAACAACGCAAGTGCAACTATTGATATTATGAAAGTCAATACTGCTGATGCAGGTAGAGATGAGACTATACGCAAAAGCTTTTTTGACAATTTTAACAAAAAAGA from Helicobacter hepaticus ATCC 51449 carries:
- a CDS encoding DUF2726 domain-containing protein encodes the protein MPQLTTITFDIWEVILICVVVAFVVYGLTKIFLSWKFKKESARKRAYWESKRTEEQCVENIPKDKAVQRLEDMCDGTITIKKLMNNEEARIYYALAKVFKENYNISPQVSFKAFLKGEQDTNAWRSFSDFYCDFLVTHKRGEHKDKPVAVIEYHGGKHYGTDNELEAKVRKNDLVKAQVLGKVGIASLIIRESDIKGDSQYIDDIMLEKCVTELYSLI
- a CDS encoding AtpZ/AtpI family protein — translated: MSENIQNKQAQQESPLQKDILDSAQDSKTKDESALTNDNYKQLEDKPPRLSAIVRGANELSVGISIVVAILLGIGIGIGLVKLSGIKWLFWLGVFWGVAAAILNLYKAYQRQQKEAQELANNPRYTYKPSSDDDDEDSQNGKYY
- the hemL gene encoding glutamate-1-semialdehyde 2,1-aminomutase; amino-acid sequence: MDILQSINDFNEAKQVIPGGVNSPVRAFGSVGGTPRFIAKGKGAYIYDEDDNEYIDFVQSWGPLIFGHANEVIESALSLAIKDGLSFGAPTEKETTLVKQIIALSGSAEKMRLVNSGTEATMSALRLARAYSNKDDIIKFEGCYHGHSDSLLVSAGSGCATFGTPSSPGVPNDITKHTLVARYNDIESVRACFEQSKNVACVIIEALAGNMGFVPADKKFMQDLRALCDEYNALLIIDEVMSGFRAGLKGAIGLYDVQADLVTYGKVIGGGMPLAAFGGRADIMDMLSPVGGVYQAGTLSGNPIAVSAGLATLLQIKANPTLYEHLEVLAKRLIKGLKEAAQSYEIPLQVDCRGSMFGFFFNQKEVKNFDDAKCSDTAMFARFHQKMLDKGVYFACSQFETGFICSAMNEMIIDEVIMKAKAVFGEITHEIESRI
- a CDS encoding YceI family protein, which encodes MKKIIAGMVIVGSIVCAASIDATKAQVKWTAFKTPAKIAVNGTFDDVKFKFGTPNKTQSLESQLNNASATIDIMKVNTADAGRDETIRKSFFDNFNKKEPIKVTFKDVIEGKNKGTILANVRMNGKTQKVPMQYDVSGGKIIAKGVLDLGLFGLENARASLQNAVKELHENLTWSQVEITFESPIK